One window from the genome of Scatophagus argus isolate fScaArg1 chromosome 13, fScaArg1.pri, whole genome shotgun sequence encodes:
- the LOC124069558 gene encoding integrator complex subunit 1 homolog isoform X2 yields MPIFVLTFVAVPWAASKAGRLIRSGLELIGTNSPRANPAESVPHDLPVIVPLPAQTYFQDRSFSGLRMLHQNNVRSPNQLPDENKQEKQEQDSTSATSKTDISSQSLKLPPFQDRSFSGLRMLHQNNVRSRTLLLDENKQEKQEQDSSFATSKIDISSQSELKMLQQNDDRSQTLLLDENKQEKQEQDSTSATSKTDISSQSLKLPRLALYMKRPTMTAVFSSTEEEFPAVFPQLKQQEMYFPGNKRELLISFPHPQQRLQLFYPESKEGWTIVLKRTEHQMRLLLPGHLQGLQMVFPLSKQELPVPFPRPVEELLLLFPQSGQGIRVFFPGLTGRIRAAFFGAQRRIIQVVSWTRSRIAAGLLSASEWTLTLTRSQTDSQSCLHTLSNNNNHNHNNNNNNNTNNN; encoded by the exons ATGCCCATCTTTGTTTTGACGTTTGTTGCTGTCCCTTGGGCTGCTTCAAAAGCTGGTCGCCTCATCAGATCTGGACTGGAACTCATTGGCACAAATTCACCCAGGGCTAACCCAGCAGAGTCTGTTCCCCATGATTTACCTGTAATCGTACCTCTACCAGCCCAGACATACTTCCAGGACAGAAGCTTCAGTGGTCTCAGGATGCTGCATCAGAATAATGTCAGAAGCCCGAACCAACTACCAGATGAAAAtaagcaagagaaacaagagcaggacAGTACCTCTGCAACCTCTAAGACTGACATCAGCAGCCAAAGTCTTAAACTCCCTCCCTTCCAGGACAGAAGCTTCAGTGGTCTCAGGATGCTGCATCAGAATAATGTCAGAAGCCGGACCCTACTGCTTGATGAAAAtaagcaagagaaacaagagcaggatAGCAGCTTTGCAACCTCTAAGATTGACATCAGCAGCCAAAGTGAGCTCAAGATGCTACAGCAGAATGATGACAGAAGCCAGACCCTACTGCTTGATGAAAAtaagcaagagaaacaagagcaggacAGTACCTCTGCAACCTCTAAGACTGACATCAGCAGCCAAA GTCTTAAACTCCCTCGTCTCGCTCTCTACAT gaaaagaccaacaatgacagcagttttttccagcacagaggaagaattTCCGGCGGTCTTTCCACAATTGAAACAGCAAGAAATGTATTTCCCAGGAAACAAGCGAGAATTGCTGATTTCTTTTCCACACCCACAGCAAAGATTGCAGCTGTTTTATCCAGAATCAAAAGAGGGTTGGACAATAGTTCTGAAACGGACAGAACACCAAATGAGGCTGCTTTTACCAGGACACCTACAAGGACTGCAGATGGTTTTTCCACTGTCCAAGCAAGAACTGCCAGTGCCTTTTCCACGACCAGTGGAAGAATTGCTGCTGTTATTTCCACAATCGGGGCAAGGAATTCGCGTGTTTTTTCCAGGACTAACAGGACGAATTAGAGCAGCTTTTTTCGGAGCCCAAAGAAGAATAATACAAGTTGTTTCCTGGACTCGATCAAGAATTGCTGCTGGTCTTCTCAGCGCATCCGAATGGACTCTGACTCTGACGCGATCTCAGACAGACTCGCAGTCATGTTTGCACACtttgagtaataataataatcataatcataataacaacaataataataatactaataataattag
- the LOC124069560 gene encoding major histocompatibility complex class I-related gene protein-like: MNKWVFLVLLGTGLHVSAALTHSLKYFYTGSSEVPNFPEFVSVGLVDEAPISYYDSNTKRAEPKQDWMKKVTADDLQYWEKETDYLRGSQQASKANIETAKQRFNQTGGIHIAQRMYGCEWDDETNEVKGFRQDGYDGEDFIVFDLQTLTWIAAKPQAVITKHKWENNKAQSALYHNYLTQICPEWLKKYLDYGRSSLLRTDLPSVSLLQKTPSSPVSCHATGFYPERATLSWRKDGEELYEGVELGEILPNHDGTFQMSAELKLSSVTPEDWSRYTCVFQLSGVKEDIITKLDKADIRTNGEKLVNMAVIILVAVQLGLALVFITAVVLVVHKKKKAKCPPSPDNISELSEKVTLHH, from the exons atgaacaaatgggTCTTCCTGGTCCTCCTGGGAACAGGTCTACATGTCTCGGCTGCAC TGACTCACTCTCtgaagtatttctacactgGGTCCTCTGAAGTCCCAAACTTCCCAGAGTTTGTGTCTGTTGGGTTGGTTGATGAAGCTCCGATAAGTTACTATGACAGTAACACCAAGAGAGCAGAACCCAAACAGGACTGGATGAAGAAAGTCACAGCAGATGATCTGCAGTACTGGGAGAAAGAGACTGACTATTTACGTGGTTCCCAGCAGGCCTCCAAAGCCAACATTGAAACTGCAAAGCAGCGGTTCAACCAAACTGgag gtatCCACATTGCCCAGAGAATGTACGGCTGTGAGTGGGACGATGAGACCAATGAGGTTAAGGGTTTTCGTCAGGATGGTTATGATGGAGAAGACTTCATAGTATTTGACCTGCAGACGCTGACTTGGATCGCTGCCAAACCACAGGCTGTCATCACCAAACACAAGTGGGAAAATAACAAAGCTCAGTCAGCGTTGTATCACAACTACCTCACCCAGATTTGTCCTGAGTGGCTGAAGAAGTATTTGGACTATGGGAGGAGCTCTCTGCTGAGAACAG atcttccctcagtgtctctcctccagaAGACGCCCTCCTCTCCAGTCAGCTGCCACGCTACAGGTTTCTACCCTGAGAGAGCcacactcagctggaggaaagatggagaggagcttTATGAGGGCGTGGAGCTCGGAGAGATCCTCCCCAACCACGATGGAACCTTCCAGAtgagtgctgagctgaagctttcatcagtcacacctgAAGACTGGAGCAggtacacctgtgtgtttcagctctcaggTGTGAAGGAGGACATCATCACCAAACTGGACAAAGCAGACATCAGGACCAATGGAG AGAAGCTCGTTAACATGGCCGTCATCATCCTGGTTGCCGTGCAACTGGGTCTCGCTCTCGTCTTCATCACTGCTGTTGTATTAGTGGtgcacaaaaagaagaaag CCAAATGCCCTCCGTCTCCTGACAACATCTCTGAGCTCTCTGAGAAAGTGACTCTTCATCACTga
- the LOC124069558 gene encoding uncharacterized protein LOC124069558 isoform X3 produces the protein MPIFVLTFVAVPWAASKAGRLIRSGLELIGTNSPRANPAESVPHDLPVIVPLPAQTYFQDRSFSGLRMLHQNNVRSPNQLPDENKQEKQEQDSTSATSKTDISSQSLKLPPFQDRSFSGLRMLHQNNVRSRTLLLDENKQEKQEQDSSFATSKIDISSQSELKMLQQNDDRSQTLLLDENKQEKQEQDSTSATSKTDISSQSLKLPPFQDRSFSGLRMLHQNNVRSRTLLLDENKQEKQEQDSIFATSKIDISSQRKDQQ, from the exons ATGCCCATCTTTGTTTTGACGTTTGTTGCTGTCCCTTGGGCTGCTTCAAAAGCTGGTCGCCTCATCAGATCTGGACTGGAACTCATTGGCACAAATTCACCCAGGGCTAACCCAGCAGAGTCTGTTCCCCATGATTTACCTGTAATCGTACCTCTACCAGCCCAGACATACTTCCAGGACAGAAGCTTCAGTGGTCTCAGGATGCTGCATCAGAATAATGTCAGAAGCCCGAACCAACTACCAGATGAAAAtaagcaagagaaacaagagcaggacAGTACCTCTGCAACCTCTAAGACTGACATCAGCAGCCAAAGTCTTAAACTCCCTCCCTTCCAGGACAGAAGCTTCAGTGGTCTCAGGATGCTGCATCAGAATAATGTCAGAAGCCGGACCCTACTGCTTGATGAAAAtaagcaagagaaacaagagcaggatAGCAGCTTTGCAACCTCTAAGATTGACATCAGCAGCCAAAGTGAGCTCAAGATGCTACAGCAGAATGATGACAGAAGCCAGACCCTACTGCTTGATGAAAAtaagcaagagaaacaagagcaggacAGTACCTCTGCAACCTCTAAGACTGACATCAGCAGCCAAAGTCTTAAACTCCCTCCCTTCCAGGACAGAAGCTTCAGTGGTCTCAGGATGCTGCATCAGAATAATGTCAGAAGCCGGACCCTACTGCTTGATGAAAAtaagcaagagaaacaagagcaggatAGCATCTTTGCAACCTCTAAGATTGACATCAGCAGCCAAA gaaaagaccaacaatga
- the LOC124069558 gene encoding uncharacterized protein LOC124069558 isoform X1, which translates to MPIFVLTFVAVPWAASKAGRLIRSGLELIGTNSPRANPAESVPHDLPVIVPLPAQTYFQDRSFSGLRMLHQNNVRSPNQLPDENKQEKQEQDSTSATSKTDISSQSLKLPPFQDRSFSGLRMLHQNNVRSRTLLLDENKQEKQEQDSSFATSKIDISSQSELKMLQQNDDRSQTLLLDENKQEKQEQDSTSATSKTDISSQSLKLPRLALYMSVHLYPFASCGVKRKSRKDLTPHDRWMKEEAQFAAAFYVTYDEILACMQKYKERQQMVPFPTKVAIFFRAARARIMDLWFRIVEKIISVFAKAQAALSAWIFDRYNFLFGTAVLSLIYFFIYRKRPTMTAVFSSTEEEFPAVFPQLKQQEMYFPGNKRELLISFPHPQQRLQLFYPESKEGWTIVLKRTEHQMRLLLPGHLQGLQMVFPLSKQELPVPFPRPVEELLLLFPQSGQGIRVFFPGLTGRIRAAFFGAQRRIIQVVSWTRSRIAAGLLSASEWTLTLTRSQTDSQSCLHTLSNNNNHNHNNNNNNNTNNN; encoded by the exons ATGCCCATCTTTGTTTTGACGTTTGTTGCTGTCCCTTGGGCTGCTTCAAAAGCTGGTCGCCTCATCAGATCTGGACTGGAACTCATTGGCACAAATTCACCCAGGGCTAACCCAGCAGAGTCTGTTCCCCATGATTTACCTGTAATCGTACCTCTACCAGCCCAGACATACTTCCAGGACAGAAGCTTCAGTGGTCTCAGGATGCTGCATCAGAATAATGTCAGAAGCCCGAACCAACTACCAGATGAAAAtaagcaagagaaacaagagcaggacAGTACCTCTGCAACCTCTAAGACTGACATCAGCAGCCAAAGTCTTAAACTCCCTCCCTTCCAGGACAGAAGCTTCAGTGGTCTCAGGATGCTGCATCAGAATAATGTCAGAAGCCGGACCCTACTGCTTGATGAAAAtaagcaagagaaacaagagcaggatAGCAGCTTTGCAACCTCTAAGATTGACATCAGCAGCCAAAGTGAGCTCAAGATGCTACAGCAGAATGATGACAGAAGCCAGACCCTACTGCTTGATGAAAAtaagcaagagaaacaagagcaggacAGTACCTCTGCAACCTCTAAGACTGACATCAGCAGCCAAA GTCTTAAACTCCCTCGTCTCGCTCTCTACATGTCTGTACATCTGTACCCCTTTGCCTCTTGTGGAGTGAAGAGAAAGTCTAGAAAGGACTTGACACCACATGACAGATGGATGAAGGAAGAAGCCCAATTTGCAGCTGCTTTTTATGTGACCTATGACGAAATTTTAGCGTGTatgcagaaatacaaagaaagacaacaaatggTTCCTTTCCCAACAAAAGTTGCAATCTTCTTCCGTGCGGCCCGAGCAAGAATCATGGATCTTTGGTTCAGGATTGTAGAAAAAATTATATCTGTTTTTGCCAAGGCCCAAGCAGCACTTTCAGCTTGGATTTTTGACCGTTATAATTTTCTCTTTGGTACTGCAGTTTTatcacttatttatttctttatttacaggaaaagaccaacaatgacagcagttttttccagcacagaggaagaattTCCGGCGGTCTTTCCACAATTGAAACAGCAAGAAATGTATTTCCCAGGAAACAAGCGAGAATTGCTGATTTCTTTTCCACACCCACAGCAAAGATTGCAGCTGTTTTATCCAGAATCAAAAGAGGGTTGGACAATAGTTCTGAAACGGACAGAACACCAAATGAGGCTGCTTTTACCAGGACACCTACAAGGACTGCAGATGGTTTTTCCACTGTCCAAGCAAGAACTGCCAGTGCCTTTTCCACGACCAGTGGAAGAATTGCTGCTGTTATTTCCACAATCGGGGCAAGGAATTCGCGTGTTTTTTCCAGGACTAACAGGACGAATTAGAGCAGCTTTTTTCGGAGCCCAAAGAAGAATAATACAAGTTGTTTCCTGGACTCGATCAAGAATTGCTGCTGGTCTTCTCAGCGCATCCGAATGGACTCTGACTCTGACGCGATCTCAGACAGACTCGCAGTCATGTTTGCACACtttgagtaataataataatcataatcataataacaacaataataataatactaataataattag